In Microbacterium sp. zg-Y818, the genomic window TTCACGGAAGAGGGCGTGCGCCCCCTTGAGCACCATCATGTTACCGGTAAAGCCGCGGGTCGCCCCCTGGCCGGGGCGCTACTCGCGCTTCTTGCTCACCGCCCGCTGCAGCAGCACGAAAATGAGCAGGATGCCACCGGTGATGATGGTCGTCATCTCGGGGCGGATGCCGCCGTCGCGGGTGATCAGCACGTTCATGAGCCCCAGCACAAGGGCTCCCACCACCGAGCCGAGGACGTACCCGAAGCCACCGGTCAGCAGCGTGCCGCCGATCACGGTGGCCGCGATCGCGTCGAGCTCCCAGCCGATGCCGGTGATGTTCTGCGCGCTGCCGAGGCGGGAGGTGTAGACCACCGCCGCGACCCCGGAAAGGGAGCCGCTGATGACGTACACGAGCATCTTGGTCCGCGGCACCGGCAGTCCCATGAGCGCCGAAGAGTTCTCGGAGCCGCCGATCGCGTAGACGGTGCGCCCGGTGCGGGTGCGGTGCAGCACGAAGAACGCTGCGAGTACGACGACGAGCGCGATGATCACCCCGGGTGAGACGACGAGGTCGTTGACCTTCGGCCCGTCGATCACCTTGATCTGGGTCCCGAGCGCACGGATCGGCGAATCGTCGCCGAGCCGCTCGGGCACAGTGCTGAGCAGCGACGCGAGGCCCCGGCCCAGGAACATCATCGCCAGCGTCGCGATGAACGGCTGCACGTTGAAGTACTGCACCAGGGTGCCGCTGATCAGACCCGAGACGGTGCCGATGAGGATCATCAGCACGATGACCATCCTGGGGTTCCAGCCCGCGTTGGACAGCATCACACCGGCCACGCTCGAGAGCGCGATGACGGCGCCGACCGAAAGGTCGATGCCTCCGGTGAGGATCACGAACGTCATGCCGACCGCGATGATGATCAGGTGCGCGTTGTTGATCAGCAGGTTCGACAGCGTGCTGTACTGCACGATGCGTCCGTACGACAGTTCTCCGAAGACGACCATGGCGACGAAGATCGTGATCGCGGCCACGGTCGGCAGCACCGAGGGGTTCGAGGTGACGACGCGCCGAACCGATCCGGCGAATCGGGCGAAGCTGGAGGGCCCGGTCGGCGCGCCCGTCGGGCGGCTGTCGACGGCGGTCATACCGCCACCTCCTGTTCGGTGCGAGCCGGGCTCGGCGACGGGGCCTTCGGGGGGCGCCTCCGCTGCACGAACCAGCCGCGCACCCGCTCGGACTGCAGCAGGCAGAGCACCACGATCACGATGGCCTTGAACGCGGGGGTCGCCGAGGACGAGATCCCGAGGAACAGCACCGTCTTGTCGAGCGTCGCGATCAGAAGCGCGCCCACCGCCGCGCCGCCGATCGAGAACTTGCCGCCGGCCAGCGACGTGCCGCCGATCACGACCGCCAGGATGGCGTCCAGCTCCA contains:
- a CDS encoding sugar ABC transporter permease; the encoded protein is MTAVDSRPTGAPTGPSSFARFAGSVRRVVTSNPSVLPTVAAITIFVAMVVFGELSYGRIVQYSTLSNLLINNAHLIIIAVGMTFVILTGGIDLSVGAVIALSSVAGVMLSNAGWNPRMVIVLMILIGTVSGLISGTLVQYFNVQPFIATLAMMFLGRGLASLLSTVPERLGDDSPIRALGTQIKVIDGPKVNDLVVSPGVIIALVVVLAAFFVLHRTRTGRTVYAIGGSENSSALMGLPVPRTKMLVYVISGSLSGVAAVVYTSRLGSAQNITGIGWELDAIAATVIGGTLLTGGFGYVLGSVVGALVLGLMNVLITRDGGIRPEMTTIITGGILLIFVLLQRAVSKKRE